One genomic window of Gallus gallus isolate bGalGal1 chromosome 34, bGalGal1.mat.broiler.GRCg7b, whole genome shotgun sequence includes the following:
- the ATG101 gene encoding autophagy-related protein 101 isoform X7 produces MVGAARCVWGCGGGGGEMGLCPSTSSGPRSRAAAMNCRAEVLEVSVEGRQVEEAMLAVLHTVLLHRSTGKFHYKKEGTYSIGTVGTQDVDCDFIDFAYVRVSSEELDRALRKAVGEFKDALRSSGSDGMGQISLEFYQKKKSRWPFSDECIPWELWTIKVNVVNLANEQERQICREKVGEKLCEKIINIVEVMNRHEYLPKMPTQSEVDNVFDTSLKDVQPYLYKISYQITDTLGTSVTTTMRRLIKDTLAL; encoded by the exons ATGGTGGGCGCCGCGCGGTGCGTGTGGGGCTGCGGCGGCGGAGGGGGGGAGATGGGGTTGTGCCC cagcacctccagcgGCCCCCGCAGCCGCGCTGCCGCCATGAACTGCCGTGCTGAAGTGCTGGAGGTGTCGGTGGAGGGCCGGCAGGTGGAGGAGGCCATGCTGGCCGTGCTGCACACCGTCCTGCTGCACCGCAGCACCGGCAAGTTCCACTACAAGAAGGAGGGCACCTACTCCATTGGCACTGTTGGCACTCAGGATGTGGACTGCGACTTCATTGATTTTGCTTATGTCCGTGTCTCCTCCGAGGAGCTCGACCGGGCCCTGCGCAAAGCTGTGGGGGAATTCAAG GACGCGCTGCGCAGCTCAGGCAGCGACGGGATGGGGCAGATCTCCTTGGAGTTCTACCAGAAGAAGAAATCCCGTTGGCCCTTCTCGGATGAGTGCATCCCCTGGGAGCTGTGGACCATCAAAGTGAACGTGGTGAACCTGGCCAACGAGCAGGAGAGGCAGATCTGCCGCGAGAAGGTGGGCGAGAAGCTGTGCGAGAAGATCATCAACATCGTGGAGGTGATGAACCGCCACGAGTACCTGCCCAAAATGCCCACCCAGTCCGAGGTGGACAACGTCTTCGACACCAGCCTGAAGGACGTGCAGCCCTACCTGTACAAGATCTCCTACCAGATCACCGACACGCTGGGCACCTCCGTCACCACCACCATGCGGCGCCTCATCAAGGACACGCTGGCGCTGTAG
- the ATG101 gene encoding autophagy-related protein 101 isoform X1 has translation MVGAARSTSSGPRSRAAAMNCRAEVLEVSVEGRQVEEAMLAVLHTVLLHRSTGKFHYKKEGTYSIGTVGTQDVDCDFIDFAYVRVSSEELDRALRKAVGEFKPPPCRPQDALRSSGSDGMGQISLEFYQKKKSRWPFSDECIPWELWTIKVNVVNLANEQERQICREKVGEKLCEKIINIVEVMNRHEYLPKMPTQSEVDNVFDTSLKDVQPYLYKISYQITDTLGTSVTTTMRRLIKDTLAL, from the exons ATGGTGGGCGCCGCGCG cagcacctccagcgGCCCCCGCAGCCGCGCTGCCGCCATGAACTGCCGTGCTGAAGTGCTGGAGGTGTCGGTGGAGGGCCGGCAGGTGGAGGAGGCCATGCTGGCCGTGCTGCACACCGTCCTGCTGCACCGCAGCACCGGCAAGTTCCACTACAAGAAGGAGGGCACCTACTCCATTGGCACTGTTGGCACTCAGGATGTGGACTGCGACTTCATTGATTTTGCTTATGTCCGTGTCTCCTCCGAGGAGCTCGACCGGGCCCTGCGCAAAGCTGTGGGGGAATTCAAG ccccccccgtGCCGCCCGCAGGACGCGCTGCGCAGCTCAGGCAGCGACGGGATGGGGCAGATCTCCTTGGAGTTCTACCAGAAGAAGAAATCCCGTTGGCCCTTCTCGGATGAGTGCATCCCCTGGGAGCTGTGGACCATCAAAGTGAACGTGGTGAACCTGGCCAACGAGCAGGAGAGGCAGATCTGCCGCGAGAAGGTGGGCGAGAAGCTGTGCGAGAAGATCATCAACATCGTGGAGGTGATGAACCGCCACGAGTACCTGCCCAAAATGCCCACCCAGTCCGAGGTGGACAACGTCTTCGACACCAGCCTGAAGGACGTGCAGCCCTACCTGTACAAGATCTCCTACCAGATCACCGACACGCTGGGCACCTCCGTCACCACCACCATGCGGCGCCTCATCAAGGACACGCTGGCGCTGTAG
- the ATG101 gene encoding autophagy-related protein 101 isoform X5 yields MVGAARCVWGCGGGGGEMGLCPSTSSGPRSRAAAMNCRAEVLEVSVEGRQVEEAMLAVLHTVLLHRSTGKFHYKKEGTYSIGTVGTQDVDCDFIDFAYVRVSSEELDRALRKAVGEFKPPPCRPQDALRSSGSDGMGQISLEFYQKKKSRWPFSDECIPWELWTIKVNVVNLANEQERQICREKVGEKLCEKIINIVEVMNRHEYLPKMPTQSEVDNVFDTSLKDVQPYLYKISYQITDTLGTSVTTTMRRLIKDTLAL; encoded by the exons ATGGTGGGCGCCGCGCGGTGCGTGTGGGGCTGCGGCGGCGGAGGGGGGGAGATGGGGTTGTGCCC cagcacctccagcgGCCCCCGCAGCCGCGCTGCCGCCATGAACTGCCGTGCTGAAGTGCTGGAGGTGTCGGTGGAGGGCCGGCAGGTGGAGGAGGCCATGCTGGCCGTGCTGCACACCGTCCTGCTGCACCGCAGCACCGGCAAGTTCCACTACAAGAAGGAGGGCACCTACTCCATTGGCACTGTTGGCACTCAGGATGTGGACTGCGACTTCATTGATTTTGCTTATGTCCGTGTCTCCTCCGAGGAGCTCGACCGGGCCCTGCGCAAAGCTGTGGGGGAATTCAAG ccccccccgtGCCGCCCGCAGGACGCGCTGCGCAGCTCAGGCAGCGACGGGATGGGGCAGATCTCCTTGGAGTTCTACCAGAAGAAGAAATCCCGTTGGCCCTTCTCGGATGAGTGCATCCCCTGGGAGCTGTGGACCATCAAAGTGAACGTGGTGAACCTGGCCAACGAGCAGGAGAGGCAGATCTGCCGCGAGAAGGTGGGCGAGAAGCTGTGCGAGAAGATCATCAACATCGTGGAGGTGATGAACCGCCACGAGTACCTGCCCAAAATGCCCACCCAGTCCGAGGTGGACAACGTCTTCGACACCAGCCTGAAGGACGTGCAGCCCTACCTGTACAAGATCTCCTACCAGATCACCGACACGCTGGGCACCTCCGTCACCACCACCATGCGGCGCCTCATCAAGGACACGCTGGCGCTGTAG
- the ATG101 gene encoding autophagy-related protein 101 isoform X3, with protein sequence MVGAARSTSSGPRSRAAAMNCRAEVLEVSVEGRQVEEAMLAVLHTVLLHRSTGKFHYKKEGTYSIGTVGTQDVDCDFIDFAYVRVSSEELDRALRKAVGEFKDALRSSGSDGMGQISLEFYQKKKSRWPFSDECIPWELWTIKVNVVNLANEQERQICREKVGEKLCEKIINIVEVMNRHEYLPKMPTQSEVDNVFDTSLKDVQPYLYKISYQITDTLGTSVTTTMRRLIKDTLAL encoded by the exons ATGGTGGGCGCCGCGCG cagcacctccagcgGCCCCCGCAGCCGCGCTGCCGCCATGAACTGCCGTGCTGAAGTGCTGGAGGTGTCGGTGGAGGGCCGGCAGGTGGAGGAGGCCATGCTGGCCGTGCTGCACACCGTCCTGCTGCACCGCAGCACCGGCAAGTTCCACTACAAGAAGGAGGGCACCTACTCCATTGGCACTGTTGGCACTCAGGATGTGGACTGCGACTTCATTGATTTTGCTTATGTCCGTGTCTCCTCCGAGGAGCTCGACCGGGCCCTGCGCAAAGCTGTGGGGGAATTCAAG GACGCGCTGCGCAGCTCAGGCAGCGACGGGATGGGGCAGATCTCCTTGGAGTTCTACCAGAAGAAGAAATCCCGTTGGCCCTTCTCGGATGAGTGCATCCCCTGGGAGCTGTGGACCATCAAAGTGAACGTGGTGAACCTGGCCAACGAGCAGGAGAGGCAGATCTGCCGCGAGAAGGTGGGCGAGAAGCTGTGCGAGAAGATCATCAACATCGTGGAGGTGATGAACCGCCACGAGTACCTGCCCAAAATGCCCACCCAGTCCGAGGTGGACAACGTCTTCGACACCAGCCTGAAGGACGTGCAGCCCTACCTGTACAAGATCTCCTACCAGATCACCGACACGCTGGGCACCTCCGTCACCACCACCATGCGGCGCCTCATCAAGGACACGCTGGCGCTGTAG
- the NR4A1 gene encoding LOW QUALITY PROTEIN: nuclear receptor subfamily 4 group A member 1 (The sequence of the model RefSeq protein was modified relative to this genomic sequence to represent the inferred CDS: deleted 1 base in 1 codon) has product MPCIQAQYGTATSGPCERCPSELLSPEGGRYPMEVPGADPTAAPALPSFSTFMESYAGELDAFLCQLPAGGQHAAFRLEELQVYGCYPAAFGQHEETLSSSSSSSSSSSGGSDCYGSPCSIPSPNFPAPQAPGWDGSFGPYSPHYDGGRQWGEAVKGGSAQPPLLLRAPQPRRFPEGPPPDGRGPLRSAPRTRGGFSWVTPHPHVAVAEGPPLPPAPKTRGPGAAEGRCAVCGDNASCQHYGVRTCEGCKGFFKRTVQKNAKYICLANKDCPVDKRRRNRCQFCRFQKCLAVGMVKEVVRTDSLKGRRGRLPSKPKQPPDASPISLITSLVRAHIDSVPSATKLDYSKFQDSVPCHLEKEDSVDVQQFYDLLTGSMDVIRKWAEKIQGFSELPREDQDLLLESAFLELFILRLAYRSKPEEGKLIFCNGVVLHRLQCVRGFGEWIDAILEFSHSLHRMSVDVPSFSCLAALVIITDRHGLKEPKRVEELQNRIVGCLKDHVAAGEPGRPGCLSKLLGKLPELRTLCTQGLQRIFYLKLEDLVPPPPIVDKIFMDTLPF; this is encoded by the exons ATGCCCTGCATCCAGGCGCAGTATGGCACAGCCACCAGCGGTCCCTGCGAGCGCTGCCCGAGCGAACTGCTGAGCCCGGAGGGCGGCCGATACCCCATGGAAGTGCCCGGCGCCGACCCCACGGCCGCCCCGGCTCTGCCCAGCTTCAGCACCTTCATGGAGAGCTACGCCGGGGAGTTGGACGCCTTCCTTTGCCAGCTGCCGGCCGGCGGGCAGCACGCAGCGttcaggctggaggagctgcaggtgtaCGGCTGCTACCCCGCGGCCTTCGGGCAGCACGAGGAgaccctctcctcctcctcctcctcctcctcctcctcctccggcGGGTCGGACTGTTACGGCAGCCCCTGCTCCATCCCGTCACCGAACTTCCCCGCCCCCCAAGCTCCGGGCTGGGACGGCTCCTTCGGGCCCTATTCACCCCATTACGACGGTGGGCGGCAGTGGGGGGAGGCGGTGAAGGGCGGCAGCGCGCAGCCCCCCCTTCTTCTTCGCGCCCCCCAACCCCGTCGGTTCCCCGAAGGACCCCCGCCTGATGGACGCGGACCCCTTCGCTCTGCCCCACGGACCCGGGGGGGCTTTTCCTGGGTTACCCCTCACCCCCACGTCGCCGTTGC GGAGGGGCCCCCGTTGCCCCCCGCCCCCAAAACTCGCGGCCCCGGAGCGGCTGAGGGGCGATGCGCCGTCTGTGGGGACAACGCGTCGTGTCAGCACTACGGGGTGCGCACCTGCGAGGGCTGCAAAGGCTTCTTCAAG CGCACGGTGCAGAAGAACGCCAAATACATCTGCCTGGCCAACAAGGACTGCCCCGTGGATAAGAGGCGGAGGAACCGCTGCCAGTTCTGCCGCTTCCAGAAGTGCCTGGCCGTGGGCATGGTCAAAGAAG TGGTGCGGACCGACAGCCTGAAGGGTCGCCGCGGCCGCCTCCCCTCCAAACCCAAACAGCCGCCGGACGCGTCGCCCATCAGCCTCATCACCTCTCTGGTGCGGGCGCACATCGACTCCGTCCCCAGCGCCACCAAGCTGGACTACTCCAAG TTCCAGGACTCGGTGCCGTGCCACCTGGAGAAGGAGGACTCAGTGGACGTGCAGCAGTTCTACGACCTCCTCACGGGTTCCATGGACGTCATCCGCAAATGGGCCGAGAAGATTCAGGGCTTCTCCGAGCTGCCGCGGGAGGACCAGGATCTGCTGCTGGAGTCCGCCTTCCTCGAGCTCTTCATCCTGCGCCTCGCCTACCG CTCCAAGCCGGAGGAAGGGAAGCTCATCTTCTGCAACGGGGTGGTGCTGCACCGGCTGCAGTGCGTGCGCGGCTTCGGCGAATGGATCGACGCCATCCTGGAGTTCTCGCACAGCCTGCACCGCATGAGCGTCGACGTGCCGTCCTTCTCCTGCCTCGCCGCCCTCGTCATCATCACGG ACCGCCACGGGCTGAAGGAACCGAAGCGCGTTGAGGAGCTGCAGAACCGCATCGTGGGCTGCCTGAAGGACCACGTGGCGGCGGGGGAGCCGGGCCGGCCGGGCTGCCTGTCCAAACTGCTGGGCAAACTGCCCGAGCTGCGCACGCTGTGCACGCAGGGACTGCAGCGCATCTTCTACCTGAAGCTGGAGGACCTGGTGCCGCCTCCGCCCATCGTGGATAAGATCTTCATGGACACTCTGCCCTTCTGA
- the ATG101 gene encoding autophagy-related protein 101 isoform X4 translates to MVGAARTSSGPRSRAAAMNCRAEVLEVSVEGRQVEEAMLAVLHTVLLHRSTGKFHYKKEGTYSIGTVGTQDVDCDFIDFAYVRVSSEELDRALRKAVGEFKDALRSSGSDGMGQISLEFYQKKKSRWPFSDECIPWELWTIKVNVVNLANEQERQICREKVGEKLCEKIINIVEVMNRHEYLPKMPTQSEVDNVFDTSLKDVQPYLYKISYQITDTLGTSVTTTMRRLIKDTLAL, encoded by the exons ATGGTGGGCGCCGCGCG cacctccagcgGCCCCCGCAGCCGCGCTGCCGCCATGAACTGCCGTGCTGAAGTGCTGGAGGTGTCGGTGGAGGGCCGGCAGGTGGAGGAGGCCATGCTGGCCGTGCTGCACACCGTCCTGCTGCACCGCAGCACCGGCAAGTTCCACTACAAGAAGGAGGGCACCTACTCCATTGGCACTGTTGGCACTCAGGATGTGGACTGCGACTTCATTGATTTTGCTTATGTCCGTGTCTCCTCCGAGGAGCTCGACCGGGCCCTGCGCAAAGCTGTGGGGGAATTCAAG GACGCGCTGCGCAGCTCAGGCAGCGACGGGATGGGGCAGATCTCCTTGGAGTTCTACCAGAAGAAGAAATCCCGTTGGCCCTTCTCGGATGAGTGCATCCCCTGGGAGCTGTGGACCATCAAAGTGAACGTGGTGAACCTGGCCAACGAGCAGGAGAGGCAGATCTGCCGCGAGAAGGTGGGCGAGAAGCTGTGCGAGAAGATCATCAACATCGTGGAGGTGATGAACCGCCACGAGTACCTGCCCAAAATGCCCACCCAGTCCGAGGTGGACAACGTCTTCGACACCAGCCTGAAGGACGTGCAGCCCTACCTGTACAAGATCTCCTACCAGATCACCGACACGCTGGGCACCTCCGTCACCACCACCATGCGGCGCCTCATCAAGGACACGCTGGCGCTGTAG
- the ATG101 gene encoding autophagy-related protein 101 isoform X6 → MVGAARCVWGCGGGGGEMGLCPTSSGPRSRAAAMNCRAEVLEVSVEGRQVEEAMLAVLHTVLLHRSTGKFHYKKEGTYSIGTVGTQDVDCDFIDFAYVRVSSEELDRALRKAVGEFKPPPCRPQDALRSSGSDGMGQISLEFYQKKKSRWPFSDECIPWELWTIKVNVVNLANEQERQICREKVGEKLCEKIINIVEVMNRHEYLPKMPTQSEVDNVFDTSLKDVQPYLYKISYQITDTLGTSVTTTMRRLIKDTLAL, encoded by the exons ATGGTGGGCGCCGCGCGGTGCGTGTGGGGCTGCGGCGGCGGAGGGGGGGAGATGGGGTTGTGCCC cacctccagcgGCCCCCGCAGCCGCGCTGCCGCCATGAACTGCCGTGCTGAAGTGCTGGAGGTGTCGGTGGAGGGCCGGCAGGTGGAGGAGGCCATGCTGGCCGTGCTGCACACCGTCCTGCTGCACCGCAGCACCGGCAAGTTCCACTACAAGAAGGAGGGCACCTACTCCATTGGCACTGTTGGCACTCAGGATGTGGACTGCGACTTCATTGATTTTGCTTATGTCCGTGTCTCCTCCGAGGAGCTCGACCGGGCCCTGCGCAAAGCTGTGGGGGAATTCAAG ccccccccgtGCCGCCCGCAGGACGCGCTGCGCAGCTCAGGCAGCGACGGGATGGGGCAGATCTCCTTGGAGTTCTACCAGAAGAAGAAATCCCGTTGGCCCTTCTCGGATGAGTGCATCCCCTGGGAGCTGTGGACCATCAAAGTGAACGTGGTGAACCTGGCCAACGAGCAGGAGAGGCAGATCTGCCGCGAGAAGGTGGGCGAGAAGCTGTGCGAGAAGATCATCAACATCGTGGAGGTGATGAACCGCCACGAGTACCTGCCCAAAATGCCCACCCAGTCCGAGGTGGACAACGTCTTCGACACCAGCCTGAAGGACGTGCAGCCCTACCTGTACAAGATCTCCTACCAGATCACCGACACGCTGGGCACCTCCGTCACCACCACCATGCGGCGCCTCATCAAGGACACGCTGGCGCTGTAG
- the ATG101 gene encoding autophagy-related protein 101 isoform X2 yields the protein MVGAARTSSGPRSRAAAMNCRAEVLEVSVEGRQVEEAMLAVLHTVLLHRSTGKFHYKKEGTYSIGTVGTQDVDCDFIDFAYVRVSSEELDRALRKAVGEFKPPPCRPQDALRSSGSDGMGQISLEFYQKKKSRWPFSDECIPWELWTIKVNVVNLANEQERQICREKVGEKLCEKIINIVEVMNRHEYLPKMPTQSEVDNVFDTSLKDVQPYLYKISYQITDTLGTSVTTTMRRLIKDTLAL from the exons ATGGTGGGCGCCGCGCG cacctccagcgGCCCCCGCAGCCGCGCTGCCGCCATGAACTGCCGTGCTGAAGTGCTGGAGGTGTCGGTGGAGGGCCGGCAGGTGGAGGAGGCCATGCTGGCCGTGCTGCACACCGTCCTGCTGCACCGCAGCACCGGCAAGTTCCACTACAAGAAGGAGGGCACCTACTCCATTGGCACTGTTGGCACTCAGGATGTGGACTGCGACTTCATTGATTTTGCTTATGTCCGTGTCTCCTCCGAGGAGCTCGACCGGGCCCTGCGCAAAGCTGTGGGGGAATTCAAG ccccccccgtGCCGCCCGCAGGACGCGCTGCGCAGCTCAGGCAGCGACGGGATGGGGCAGATCTCCTTGGAGTTCTACCAGAAGAAGAAATCCCGTTGGCCCTTCTCGGATGAGTGCATCCCCTGGGAGCTGTGGACCATCAAAGTGAACGTGGTGAACCTGGCCAACGAGCAGGAGAGGCAGATCTGCCGCGAGAAGGTGGGCGAGAAGCTGTGCGAGAAGATCATCAACATCGTGGAGGTGATGAACCGCCACGAGTACCTGCCCAAAATGCCCACCCAGTCCGAGGTGGACAACGTCTTCGACACCAGCCTGAAGGACGTGCAGCCCTACCTGTACAAGATCTCCTACCAGATCACCGACACGCTGGGCACCTCCGTCACCACCACCATGCGGCGCCTCATCAAGGACACGCTGGCGCTGTAG
- the ATG101 gene encoding autophagy-related protein 101 isoform X8, which yields MVGAARCVWGCGGGGGEMGLCPTSSGPRSRAAAMNCRAEVLEVSVEGRQVEEAMLAVLHTVLLHRSTGKFHYKKEGTYSIGTVGTQDVDCDFIDFAYVRVSSEELDRALRKAVGEFKDALRSSGSDGMGQISLEFYQKKKSRWPFSDECIPWELWTIKVNVVNLANEQERQICREKVGEKLCEKIINIVEVMNRHEYLPKMPTQSEVDNVFDTSLKDVQPYLYKISYQITDTLGTSVTTTMRRLIKDTLAL from the exons ATGGTGGGCGCCGCGCGGTGCGTGTGGGGCTGCGGCGGCGGAGGGGGGGAGATGGGGTTGTGCCC cacctccagcgGCCCCCGCAGCCGCGCTGCCGCCATGAACTGCCGTGCTGAAGTGCTGGAGGTGTCGGTGGAGGGCCGGCAGGTGGAGGAGGCCATGCTGGCCGTGCTGCACACCGTCCTGCTGCACCGCAGCACCGGCAAGTTCCACTACAAGAAGGAGGGCACCTACTCCATTGGCACTGTTGGCACTCAGGATGTGGACTGCGACTTCATTGATTTTGCTTATGTCCGTGTCTCCTCCGAGGAGCTCGACCGGGCCCTGCGCAAAGCTGTGGGGGAATTCAAG GACGCGCTGCGCAGCTCAGGCAGCGACGGGATGGGGCAGATCTCCTTGGAGTTCTACCAGAAGAAGAAATCCCGTTGGCCCTTCTCGGATGAGTGCATCCCCTGGGAGCTGTGGACCATCAAAGTGAACGTGGTGAACCTGGCCAACGAGCAGGAGAGGCAGATCTGCCGCGAGAAGGTGGGCGAGAAGCTGTGCGAGAAGATCATCAACATCGTGGAGGTGATGAACCGCCACGAGTACCTGCCCAAAATGCCCACCCAGTCCGAGGTGGACAACGTCTTCGACACCAGCCTGAAGGACGTGCAGCCCTACCTGTACAAGATCTCCTACCAGATCACCGACACGCTGGGCACCTCCGTCACCACCACCATGCGGCGCCTCATCAAGGACACGCTGGCGCTGTAG
- the LOC121108098 gene encoding LOW QUALITY PROTEIN: formin-like protein 3 isoform X1 (The sequence of the model RefSeq protein was modified relative to this genomic sequence to represent the inferred CDS: deleted 3 bases in 3 codons; substituted 1 base at 1 genomic stop codon) yields the protein MLHPSAVPSSPWEGLAVSCAGGAAGSLLPQQADCSQEEDPKATATQEDEDDDDLGCFATSVSQWAPGGGRVLSSPPLLPPHPPPFFSRERMWWACMQFINIVVHSVEDMNFRVHLQYEFTKLGLEDFLQKSRHTESEKLQVQIQAYLDNVFXCGGLLEDAETKTVALEKVEELEEQLSHLTEKLLDMENESVMRVAELEKQLLQREKELQLVKETYEHTSHQVAHSLRRMIKEKDEAFRRRYGSEPPPGTEPPPPPTDCAPPPPPPPPPPLPPPAPPLPGKCAPPLPPPLPGASPSIALTVGLSAIRIKKPIKTKFRLPVFNWTALKPNQISGTVFSELDDERVLQDLDLERFEELFKTKAQGPALDLLCPKSKGTQRAAAKVTLLEANRAKNLAITLRKAGRGPEEICRAIHTFDLATLPVDFVECLMRFVPTEAEVKALRQYERERKPLEELSAEDRFMLHFSKVERLPQRMAIMAFLGNFADNLQMLTPQLNAIIAASASVKSSQKLKQMLEIILALGNYMNSSKRGAVYGFKLQSLDLLLDTKSTDRKLTLLHFIALTVREKYPELATFWQELHFVEKAAAVSLENVLLDVKELTRGMELLRRECGLHDSSVLRSFLAGSESKLERLQKDARTAEDAYNAVVRYFGESPKTTPPSVFFPVFARFIHSYKDAEQENETRKKQEEVMREKLLAQEAKKQEKRNKWQQQELIAELRRRQAKEHRPVYEGKDGTIEDIITALKSVPFTARTAKRGSRFFCEPAHHEESGS from the exons CCCGAAAGCGACGGCGACGCAAGAGGACGAAGACGACGATGATTTGGGCTGCTTTGCCACCAGTGTGTCCCAATGGGCGCCGGGGGGGGGCAGGGTGCTGTCAtcccctcctcttcttccacctcatcctcctcctttcttctcccgGGAGCGCATGTG GTGGGCCTGCATGCAGTTCATCAACATCGTGGTGCATTCGGTGGAGGATATGAATTTCCGTGTCCATCTGCAGTACGAATTCACCAaactggggctggaggacttcCTGCAG AAGTCGAGGCACACGGAGAGCGAGAAGCTGCAGGTGCAGATCCAGGCTTACCTGGATAACGTGTTTTGATGTGGGGGGCTCCTGGAGGACGCGGAGACCAAAACTGTGGCcctggagaaggtggaggagtTGGAGGAGCAGCTTTCCCAT ctgacagagaagctgctggaCATGGAGAACGAGAGT GTGATGCGCGTGGCggagctggagaagcagctgctgcagcgcGAGAAGGAACTGCAGCTGGTGAAG gaGACCTACGAGCACACCAGCCATCAGGTTGCACACTCCCTGCGGCGGATGATCAAGGAGAAGGACGAAGCGTTCCGCCGCCGTTACGGCTCGGAGCCCCCCCCCGGCACggagccccccccgccccccacggA ctgcgccccccccccgccgccgccccctccgcccccattgccgccccccgcgcccccaCTGCCAG GGAAGTGcgcccccccgctgccccccccaCTGCCGGGGGCTTCACCATCCATCGCCCTCACCGTGGGGCTGTCGG cCATCCGGATTAAGAAACCCATCAAGACCAAATTCCGGCTGCCGGTCTTCAATTGGACGGCGCTGAAACCCAATCAGATCAGCGGGACGGTGTTCAGTGAGCTGGATGATGAGCGGGTGCtgcag GACCTGGACTTGGAGCGCTTCGAGGAGCTC TTTAAGACCAAAGCTCAGGGCCCGGCGCTGGATCTGCTGTGCCCCAAAAGCAAAGGGACGCAGAGGGCGGCCGCCAAAGTGACGCTGCTGGAAGCCAACCGTGCCAAAAACCTCGCCATCACCCTGCGCAAGGCCGGCCGCGGCCCCGAGGAGATCTGCAGGGCCATCCACAC TTTCGACCTGGCCACGCTGCCCGTGGACTTCGTGGAGTGCCTGATGCGCTTCGTGCCCACGGAGGCGGAGGTGAAGGCGCTGCGGCAGTACGAGAGGGAGCGCAAACCGCTGGAGGAGCTGTCGGCCGAGGATCGCTTCATGCTGCACTTCAGCAAAGTGGAGCGGCTGCCGCAGCGAATGGCCATCATGGCCTTCCTGGGCAACTTCGCCGACAACCTGCAGATGCTGACGCCG CAACTCAATGCCATCATCGCCGCCTCCGCCTCCGTGAAGTCATCCCAGAAGCTGAAGCAGATGCTGGAG ATCATTCTGGCCTTGGGGAATTACATGAACAGCAGCAAACGGGGCGCAGTGTATGGCTTCAAACTGCAGAGCCTGGACCTG ctcctggacaCCAAATCCACCGACCGAAAGCTGACGCTGCTGCATTTCATTGCTCTGACGGTGCGGGAGAAATACCCCGAGCTGGCCACCTTCTGGCAGGAGCTGCACTTCGTcgagaaagcagcagcag TGTCCCTGGAGAACGTTCTGCTGGACGTGAAGGAGCTGACGCggggcatggagctgctgcGG CGCGAGTGCGGTTTGCACGACAGCAGCGTCCTGCGCTCCTTCCTGGCGGGCAGTGAGAGCAAGCTGGAGAGGCTGCAGAAGGACGCACGCACCGCCGAG GATGCCTACAACGCAGTGGTGCGATACTTCGGGGAGAGCCCCAAGACCACCCCCCCCTCCGTCTTCTTCCCGGTGTTCGCCCGTTTCATCCACTCTTACAAA GATGCAGAGCAGGAGAATGAGACGaggaaaaagcaggaggaggtgatgcgggagaagctgctggcacaggaggCCAAAAAGCAGGAGAAG cgcaacaaatggcagcagcaggagctgatcGCAGAGCTGCGCCGGCGCCAAGCCAAGGAGCACCGCCCTGTGTATGAGGGCAAGGACGGCACCATTGAGGACATCATCACCG CGCTGAAGAGCGTCCCCTTCACGGCGCGCACGGCCAAGAGGGGCTCACGCTTCTTCTGTGAGCCCGCGCACCACGAGGAGAGCGGCTCATAG